Proteins co-encoded in one Callospermophilus lateralis isolate mCalLat2 chromosome 2, mCalLat2.hap1, whole genome shotgun sequence genomic window:
- the Tpd52l3 gene encoding tumor protein D55: protein MAGQELDPVSQSYFSVGQESDCLYQELDLDSLNEDLSLATPDVPAQTSVGTYELRPTSEPEDLTEAEQMELKSELIKLEAEIFTLRQVLAAKERRCGELKRKLGLTALVGLRQNLSKSWHDVQISNAYMKQKTSAALSTVSSVICRKLGDMKKSATFRSFEGLMGTIKSRVSGGRELGSDYFPSAAGSGDDPLPVPENEDDNVPGPGDHLLPFVEPK, encoded by the coding sequence ATGGCAGGCCAAGAACTTGACCCTGTCAGCCAAAGTTATTTCTCCGTGGGCCAAGAATCGGACTGTCTCTACCAAGAATTGGACCTGGACTCCCTGAATGAAGATCTTTCCCTCGCCACACCAGATGTCCCGGCACAGACCTCTGTGGGCACATATGAACTCCGCCCAACTTCTGAACCCGAAGATCTAACCGAGGCCGAGCAAATGGAGCTCAAATCAGAGCTCATTAAATTAGAGGCGGAAATCTTCACTCTTCGCCAAGTGTTGGCAGCCAAAGAGAGGCGCTGTGGAGAGCTCAAGAGGAAGTTGGGCCTCACGGCCTTGGTGGGTCTGAGGCAGAATCTGTCCAAGAGTTGGCACGATGTTCAGATCTCCAATGCATACATGAAACAAAAGACATCAGCTGCCCTGTCCACCGTGAGCTCTGTCATctgcaggaaacttggggacatgAAGAAATCGGCCACTTTCAGATCTTTTGAAGGTCTAATGGGAACAATCAAGTCCAGAGTCTCAGGTGGCAGAGAGCTTGGCAGTGACTACTTTCCTTCTGCAGCAGGGAGTGGGGATGATCCGCTCCCGGTTCCAGAGAATGAGGATGATAATGTACCAGGGCCTGGAGATCACCTGCTCCCTTTTGTGGAGCCAAAATGA